The DNA window CGAGAAGCGAGGACCTCTTTAGTTTAGTGTGGATGGATACTAAGACGGGTGTATAGCCCAAAGCGAGGGGAAGAAGTGCTTCGACCGAGGTTCGTTGCATTGGAAGAGGGGATCATCAATCGACTGAATCAGATAGGGACGAATTCCCTTCTTGTGGGCGAATTGAACCCTGGTTACATTGAATCAGTTCAGGCTATAGATTAGCCATGGATAACAGACCCGGATGCTTTTGTTGTCCTCTCTCGCCATCATTTTTCTCCTTTCATATTATTCGGTTTCCACTTACCTATCCACACTGGAGATTTTAAACTGTCGTCCGAATGGATTCTTGAAACATCAGTCGAGAACAAGAACAGTTTTCTTGCCCAATATCATTATACAAGTTGAAGTTTTCGACTATTGTTATCCTGTCTTTATATTGCCAGGCAACTCAACAGCCTTCCCATCCCACCTTGGTACTGGTTAGCAGGACGCATACACTTGAACCCTGATCTACTTGAGTGGAGAGGGACCACTGAATTACATTTTACGAATACTCGCGAAAACCTGGGGAAGTTGAGACTGCGCGTTCGGATACGCGGAGTTACCCAAAACGGGAGACTGCACCCAAATATTATTCACATCTGAGTCTGCTCCAAAATGAGTAAAGAAGATGACCAAACTCAACATCACCCCCTAACGCGCGAACCGACACGAGAAGAGAAGACCCGCGAGGCCATAGCCGAGGGCCACGATGCCGATATCCCCAGCAATATCGGTTTCATCCCCACCGAGGCGGACGAGCAGCGTCGAAGAAGCAGTCTAGCTAGTCGCAGGCGCCCGAGCCATGCAAGCAGAGGAGCACCATCTCTGGATCCAGACAAACAGGACGGCGATGTTAGGGACGAAGAGGAGGGTGGTTCGCAAACACAGAGTGAGAGCGACATTGTCTGGTGGGATGGTGATAAGGATCGGCAGAACCCGTACAATTTTGCGACATGGAAAAAGGTCCTCAATTGTATTTTGGTGTCGGCTTTAACATTTGTCACACCTTTGGCTTCATGTAAGTGAGCCTTATCTCAGGTCTCAGTCATTGAACTAACCCCATCACTCAGCAATGTTTGCGCCTGGAGTTCCGCAACTCATGGTCGAATTTGGTAGCACAAGCCCTGAACTGGCATCCTTCTGTGTCTCAGTCTATGTATTGGGATTTGCAGCTGGTCCCATGTTGTTTGCGCCTCTCTCTGAAGTTTATGGACGTCAAATAGTATATCACTGCTGCAATGTCGGTTTCATTGGTAAGTCACAGTCCTATCTCACAGGGTTAATCTAGCTGACACACCCCAGTCTTTATCATTGCTTCAGCCAAAGCTCCTTCGTTGAGCAGTTTCATCGCCTTCCGTTTCCTCAGCGGCACATTCGGGTCAACACCCATCACAAATGGTGGCGGTACAATCGCCGATATGATTGTCCAGGAGAAGCGCGGTGCAGCCATGGCCGTTTTCAGCATTGGACCTCTTCTGGGACCCATCGTCGGCCCTGTGGTTGGCGGCGTTGTAACTGATGCTCTGGGATGGCGCTGGGTGTTTTGGATCATTGCCATCACGTCTGGCGTTTTGTCAactgtctttttctttgcttcTGAGGAGACCTACGCACCTGTGATTCTCGCCCGAAAAACGAAAAGACTCCAAAAGGAGACTGGCAATGAACGTCTACGATCTAAACTCGATGCTGGGCTGAGTCCACGGGATTACTTCAAGCGCGGTATTCTGCGACCTTTCAAGATGCTCGCATTTTCACCCATTTGTATTATCTGTGGTGTATACGTTGGTCTTGCCTACGCATACCTGTATCTTCTCTTCACGAGTCTCACTCCACTCTTCATGCGCATCTACCACTTCAACACGGTTAATGCCGGTCTCACGTTCCTTGGTTTGGGAGTCGGTAGTCTGATTGGCGTTGGCTACTTCTCTGTTTCAAGCGACAAGTatatgaagaagaaggcagcAGAAGCTAAAGAGCAGGGTATCGTCGAACCATCTGAGATAATGAAACCCGAGTATCGACTGCCACCGCTCAGAATCGGAGCCATTCTGCTTCCTGTCGGGTTCTTCATCTATGGTTGGACTGCCGAATACGAGACACACTGGATTGCGCCTATTTTAGGAACATGTGTTATCGGCGTCGGAAATCTTATCATCTTTATGGTCAGTACACTAGATACATACATGAATGTCAGGAAGCTAACGTGATACAGTCCTTGCAAATGTATCTGATCGACACCTTCACCATCTACGCAGCCTCAGCCCTCGCTGCCAACGCTGTTATGCGATCCATCGCCGGAGCAGTACTCCCTCTTGCTGGACTGCCCATGTACAACAAGCTAGGTATGGGTTGGGGAAACAGTCTGCTCGGATTCATCGCCGCTGCGCTGATTCCTGCGCCATGGCTGTTCATCAAGTATGGTGAGCATTTGAGAAAGAAGTTTGagattaagaatttataagGTGGACACTATCTTAGTTGGAGCAGATGGTAGCACATATTTGgcatattttatttaataatagcaATAAACGTACACCTTTTTAAGAATTGTTGACAATATAACTATCTGGAAGAGAACTCAAAAAGTAGCTAGCAACGTCAGCTTGTAGCAACTGTTGTTCCAAAGCGTAACTTAACGAATAGACCTTGTTTATCCTGAATCCTCATCTAAACTACCAGTAAGACCAATATTTAGCTAATTTCTTTAGGGAGACAATTAGAATGATATTTAGACAGGTATTTCCTAAGGTTTTTAATGAAAACTCACACGCTGAGACAAGTCATGACAGTCTCAAAGACATGATAATCTTGGTTCATTCCActtatcatcaacatcaacataaATCAATTAATCGCTAAACTGACATTAGATCGGCTATATCCAATCTTGGCCGTCAAATAAGACAACTCAAGTAACAAAATATCTTTCATCCCTCACAGGCGGTGGCGGACCTCAAGCTCGCCGGGTGCCTGGTAAGTAGGGACCTTCATCTCAAGAGCCTCACCAGAGTATCCGAGGTCCTCAGCAACAAGCATAGCACACTTCTCACCAATGAGCAGAGCAGTAGAGTACGTGTTGCAACCCACGTTGTCGGGGCAGATGGAAAGATCAGCAACCTTGAGTCCCTTGACGCCATGGACGTTGAGTCTCTCGTCGAGGACACCGTGCTTGACGATGCTGTTACCCTCCTTGGGAGCCATGGAGCAGGTTCCAAGGGAGTGCCAGGTAGACTCGGTGTGGCGCTTGACCCATTCTGTGAATGGTTAGTGACTGTCACGGAGTCAATAATGGGATAGGCGATGCGACTTACCCTCGACggccttgatgtcctgctCGCTATACTTGAGCTCCTCGCGGATATGGGCCTTGTTGGAGTTGAGAATGTTGGCGCCTGGCTTGCGGTCTGCCTCTGGGAGAGGAGAAGACCAGCTTCCGTGGCCAATACCAGCTGTGAGGTTGCCAGGGAGGGCGTATGTCTTGGTGGTCTCGAGGTCCATATCATGAGCACGGGCGGGACTGTCGTAGTCAAAGAACGGGTGCTGATAAAGTCAGTAAAATGTAGAATAGCAAATGAGAGATTGACTTACCATGTTCTCGACTTCACCGGCATATGCGTCCATGCGACGAGCAGTTTCACGCGACTTGATGTATCCCCAGACCATAGGGACCATGTCTCGCTCATCGTTCATCTAGTCTGGTTAGGACACTACATAAAAATTGGGAGCGAGATAGACTTACAAAACCAGTGTCAAAGTCGGGAGTGTCATAAGGGTCGGCACTTCTGATATGAGTGAAACCACGAGAGAAGGGATACTCGAGGAAATGGAACATGGAGAAGAACTTTCCAGGAGGCCTATATCTTGTTAGTCTCTATGAACCTTGGCGTATCAAGGGGACTTGCATGAGCATATGATCACCAAAGAAACCGGCAATCACAGAGTAGTGCATGACGGGCTTGTCAGGCTTGTTCTTGAAGTAGGACTTCCATCCCTCGGTAAAATGAGGAGTGGGCCACCTCTCAAACTCCTTGAGTTCGTCCTCCgttggtcggatcttcacgcCGGCCTCAATACCGTTGGTGGCAAGGGGACCAGTTCCCTTCAAATGCCATTCGTCAAAGACTTTCTGTATTTATGGTTAGTTCCTGTTATTCGCCTGTTGAGTCATCTTATCTTACCTTTTGAACTTCAGGGTCACCACGAACAAAGTCATCGAAACTCTCAGTCTCAGGCTTTGCTCGGTAAACAGAGAAGGTCATGTAATGATCCTGGAAGTTCAGACCAACACCGGGAAGATCAACCTTGGGCTCGACACCGGCAGCACGGAGTTTCTCGGGGTTACCGATACCAGAGCGCTGGAGGATCAAAGGTGAGGAAAGCGTACCGCCACTAACGACGATCTGCTTCCTGGCACGGAAGGTTCTTGTCTGGAGCTGGTTCGGGTGGAGAGGCTTGGTGGGAACGGTCTGGACACCAACAGCACGGCCATTCTCCATGATGATCTTGTCGACCTTGGTGTTGCAAGCCAAGTACAAGTTACTGTGCTTGGCACGAGTGGAGTGAATGTAGGCATGAGCAGAGTCACTTCGACGGCCTGTGTCTCTGTTGATCCACTTGAGCCAGTGCTCTGCACCATGGCCAGTACTCAGATCCTCAAGATCGTCAACGAAGGGGATGCCCTGAGAGTCGGCGGCTCGGAGGAAGTCATCCTTGATAGGGTATGTGTAGTTTCCAAAAGAGACCTTGATTGGACCCTCGAAGCCATGGACCTCGGGGTTAGTGGCGTGACGCTGGTACGTTTCATGCTTCTTCATAAGAGGTAAGAGTTCTTCGGTGGCTGTAATTGTCAGCAAGACTGATATGATACTAGTTGTGAATAAAGAGACTTACTCCACCCCTTGGCCTGGAAGTCATCGTCTGCATCCACATTAGTATTCCTTCCTTAAACAAGGATATCGTTACCTACAGTCTGAGGCGCTAGCACGAGTGTACATCATAAAGTTGATGGATGAGCCGCCTCCGAGGATGTGAGCACAGGGAACAGTCGCGGATCGGCCAGCGAGATGCTTGCTGGGACGTGACTTGTAAAATGAAGCAGTCTTTGAATCAAGCTTCATGTTACGAGGGTAAATACCAGGCCTGTACACCTATGAAAGTGTCAGTTTCGTGCAGAGGCTCGTAGGAATTCATTGCCTACCCAAGGATTATTCAAATTACTCTCACCAGCCTCAATCAGCAGAACTTTGAGGTTGTGGTCGAGATTGGCAAGACGTCCAGCAACTACGCAGCCACAGCTAAGGGGTGTTAGTGTATCTTGACAACAGGACGGTGGTCATGGAAATCGGAATCCGCTAAGGACTGTGTAACAACTCACCTGCCACCACCGCATACAATAATGTCGAACTCCTCAGGCAGAGTGCCTGCATGGCTCGCATACGAGTTGGAAGACGCCATGGTGAATGTTTGTTGAAGAAAGGATAAGAGAGATACTACTCTGCTTGAGAGTGGCTGTTGAAGGAGTGGACGATACCAAGCTTATTTATACAAACATCAAGGCATTAACTAGATCACTGAAACAGGGTATATCGATCTGAACGCAAGCTTAGATGCCGAACGAACACCGAAGTCTGTCTAGATGTCCAACGGATGCTGGCAGgagcatcatcaacatctgcGAACCCCTCTCGATGAAGATTGCGGGCACCAATAGGCAAATGCATCATAAAGTCATCTGGAGTAATAGCACTGTGGGTAATGGTTTCATTGCCTGTCAATCAGTTCTTGGGGGCATACGACGTAGTTGTGATATTCATGGGAGGAGCTGCTGCTTGGCCTGCATGTCTGGCATATCATCTGCTATGCCGCTTGGCCTTCGGGTTAACGATACCCGGGTGTTTGGTATCTCGTTTTATCAAGAGAAAGTTTATTTAGGAACTAAACAAGTTTAGAGGTTTTGGTTTACAATTGAGTGAATGACAGAATCAATTGATGTTGTCGAGTTCCGTGATATCCGGACTTCAAATTCTTGATATTCAACGATCAACTCACAGACAAAGCACAGACATCCTGCTGACTCGCAAATGGATATCCGATCTTCAGTCTGATCCCCCCACCGGATaagtaaaagaaaaacaaggaCTTTGTCTGATCTGGCTGCCTGCATGTGCATATACATACTATGTACTGTATAATGTAGTCACCTTGATCAGGCAATTCCCAAACTTCCCTTGTCCCGAGGCAGACTAAACTGTTGATGATCAATAAATCAACCAACCAAACTCGCAAAGCCAAGACTTTTTTGCTGTTGCATGTCAGATTACGACGTTTCCCCAGCTTTTACGGGCGTCGACTTGTCAAAGCTACCCTTGTCAGATACGACACAACTTGGCTCAAGGACAGAATAATTTGGCTATTTCATATCCTCCTTGACCCAATCTCAGACTGTTTATTTCCTGTACCCAAAGCTTAGAACCCCCAAGCATTGAACCCCCATGTGTCTTGTTCCCGGGCAAATAGGATCGTCGTCTACTACACCCGGACCCTCCCACTGACATGCACTACCCCAGACAGACTAAACTAGACAACTTCAAAAAGTGCGGGGAAAGACCAGGCCAAGAGAAACGAAGAGGTCAAAGTCCTCATGAGGTTTCGGCATTGACGTTTATGAGGAGATGATGAACAAAGGTAGACTAGCTTTGCAGCTTCGCTTACAGGAACAGGGTTTGTAAAGATAACTTCCCCGCAATCTAACCATCATTCACAACTCTCATCAGTATCTATTTCTGTCGTTGCAACTGATTGACAGATCACATTACAGGTAAGCAAGGAAATAACTGTGTtaaaagaacaaaaagagacaaaatgatacatacaacagcggggattcgctggtcgtcaccgacccaactactaatccgccccttaccagcttatctatgggagagcggacgggatcccgagtTCTCTGATaggtatggtcgtatgtgAAAGCTATGATCCCAAATGCTGGTTATATACCTAAAGATCTAACACTGTTTCACCGATGAGCTTCACCGGAGGAGTGGTAGCCATAAGCCTTGAACAACCCA is part of the Fusarium poae strain DAOMC 252244 chromosome 4, whole genome shotgun sequence genome and encodes:
- a CDS encoding hypothetical protein (TransMembrane:12 (i117-135o155-173i185-204o210-230i242-262o274-293i343-366o386-406i440-458o464-483i495-518o530-550i)) → MSKEDDQTQHHPLTREPTREEKTREAIAEGHDADIPSNIGFIPTEADEQRRRSSLASRRRPSHASRGAPSLDPDKQDGDVRDEEEGGSQTQSESDIVWWDGDKDRQNPYNFATWKKVLNCILVSALTFVTPLASSMFAPGVPQLMVEFGSTSPELASFCVSVYVLGFAAGPMLFAPLSEVYGRQIVYHCCNVGFIVFIIASAKAPSLSSFIAFRFLSGTFGSTPITNGGGTIADMIVQEKRGAAMAVFSIGPLLGPIVGPVVGGVVTDALGWRWVFWIIAITSGVLSTVFFFASEETYAPVILARKTKRLQKETGNERLRSKLDAGLSPRDYFKRGILRPFKMLAFSPICIICGVYVGLAYAYLYLLFTSLTPLFMRIYHFNTVNAGLTFLGLGVGSLIGVGYFSVSSDKYMKKKAAEAKEQGIVEPSEIMKPEYRLPPLRIGAILLPVGFFIYGWTAEYETHWIAPILGTCVIGVGNLIIFMSLQMYLIDTFTIYAASALAANAVMRSIAGAVLPLAGLPMYNKLGMGWGNSLLGFIAAALIPAPWLFIKYGEHLRKKFEIKNL